The following are from one region of the Corynebacterium hindlerae genome:
- a CDS encoding M20 family metallopeptidase, with protein MSEYQPSTEPVPPYAGYPQQLAKATAQLKESSAFSVEKREGAAPELMDALESKIDELSETIVGMSHFLHENPEVGFEEFKAQAKFKEYLEAHGLDVELGVYDVETSFESKISNGSGPTIAILSEYDALPNIGHACGHCVMGATGLGAYLALAKLVRENPDAFQGTVKFIGTPAEEGTSGKAVMIRGGAFKPEDMDAVLALHSYGYDLADQVWLGRRTLTVHFKGVPAHASSQPWMGRNALDAAALTYQGLAVLRQQIPPVDRIHAIITEGGTRQSIITEDSTMKFYVRSKYPDTLKDLSERVENVVKGAALMTGCGVEIAWDESPATLPVRTNNELVSRWVAAQRRRGRDPLPLGVVSETLAASTDFGNVSYRIPGIHPLIKVSPEDVALHTREMAEAAGSPAGDQAAIDGAFGLAAVALDFLNDEELRKAVSEEFEAAGGFIDAEEFLKN; from the coding sequence ATGTCTGAATATCAGCCAAGCACAGAGCCCGTTCCTCCATATGCTGGCTATCCCCAGCAGTTAGCGAAAGCCACTGCGCAACTGAAAGAATCGAGTGCGTTTTCTGTGGAGAAACGGGAGGGTGCTGCGCCCGAGCTTATGGACGCATTGGAGTCGAAGATCGACGAACTTTCGGAGACGATTGTAGGGATGTCGCATTTCCTGCACGAAAACCCTGAAGTTGGTTTTGAAGAATTTAAGGCACAAGCCAAATTCAAGGAGTATCTTGAAGCGCATGGCCTTGATGTAGAGCTCGGGGTTTATGATGTTGAGACCTCCTTTGAGTCTAAAATCAGCAATGGCAGTGGCCCAACGATTGCGATTCTGTCTGAGTACGACGCGTTGCCCAATATCGGTCATGCTTGCGGACACTGCGTCATGGGAGCAACTGGGCTTGGGGCATACTTGGCACTTGCAAAGTTGGTTCGAGAAAACCCAGATGCTTTTCAAGGCACCGTGAAATTCATTGGTACACCAGCGGAAGAAGGGACCTCGGGTAAAGCAGTAATGATTCGAGGGGGAGCCTTCAAACCAGAAGATATGGATGCAGTGTTGGCCTTGCATTCCTATGGCTACGATCTAGCAGATCAAGTCTGGTTGGGGCGCCGCACTCTCACCGTCCACTTCAAGGGTGTTCCCGCGCATGCCTCTTCGCAGCCATGGATGGGGCGTAACGCACTGGATGCTGCAGCATTGACTTACCAGGGCCTTGCCGTTTTGCGGCAGCAAATACCTCCGGTGGATCGCATTCATGCCATTATCACTGAGGGGGGAACTCGTCAGTCGATTATCACTGAGGATTCGACGATGAAGTTCTATGTGCGTTCCAAATACCCTGATACGCTGAAAGACCTCTCGGAAAGAGTGGAAAACGTGGTTAAGGGTGCTGCGCTTATGACTGGTTGTGGTGTGGAAATAGCTTGGGACGAGAGTCCTGCTACTTTACCAGTGCGCACTAACAATGAACTGGTGTCTCGTTGGGTTGCTGCTCAGCGTCGTCGGGGGAGGGACCCGCTGCCTTTGGGAGTTGTATCTGAAACCCTTGCGGCGTCAACCGATTTTGGCAATGTCTCTTATCGTATTCCAGGTATTCATCCGTTGATCAAAGTTAGCCCGGAAGATGTAGCTCTTCACACTCGGGAAATGGCGGAAGCAGCAGGTTCGCCAGCAGGCGATCAGGCCGCCATAGATGGGGCGTTTGGTTTGGCCGCAGTAGCGCTTGATTTTCTGAACGATGAAGAACTGCGTAAAGCAGTGAGTGAAGAGTTCGAAGCTGCCGGTGGTTTCATCGACGCCGAAGAATTCCTCAAGAACTAG
- a CDS encoding Zn-dependent hydrolase: MSATSFADLINTFAAISDPACADGVQRLGFSALERQSHQVFVEFMENLGLSVWTDAVGNTIAQYPGAQPLSAIGVGSHLDSVYRAGQYDGIAGVVTAMLVAERLTQEAVTTRHPIRFVAFATEEGARFGQACIGSRLVTGRTSVQDLQRLKDSDGVSAYQAMKDCGLRPDDLAEALWNPADWDSFLELHIEQGPALHSQGIDIGVVNLISGSCRFLVTFTGIASHSGGTPMHLRKDAFMAAAEFALAAEAIALDSEHHGTRVTIGQVSVEPGSITTIPGKCTLSVDVRDIDSVRQRETARVLVHLASSSGERRGIGVETQYLSDVAPAFLSNKIQTALADAARSVGASHTYMYSGASHDAQIVSSICDTGMVFVPSLNGGVSHSPRELSRIDDLEMGTKVVYEAILRLDRK, from the coding sequence ATGTCCGCCACCTCCTTCGCAGACCTCATTAATACATTTGCCGCCATCAGCGATCCAGCGTGCGCTGACGGGGTACAACGGCTCGGGTTCAGTGCATTAGAACGGCAATCGCATCAGGTATTCGTCGAATTTATGGAAAACCTGGGTTTGTCAGTGTGGACCGATGCAGTGGGAAATACCATCGCTCAATACCCTGGCGCACAACCGTTATCGGCAATTGGTGTTGGTTCACACCTCGACAGCGTCTATCGGGCTGGACAATATGACGGCATTGCGGGCGTAGTTACGGCAATGCTGGTTGCAGAGAGGCTGACTCAGGAAGCCGTAACAACGCGGCACCCGATTCGGTTCGTTGCTTTCGCTACCGAAGAGGGAGCGCGGTTTGGACAAGCATGTATCGGATCCCGTTTGGTTACTGGTCGCACATCAGTTCAGGACTTGCAGCGACTGAAAGACAGCGACGGTGTGAGCGCTTATCAAGCGATGAAGGACTGCGGACTCCGCCCAGATGATCTTGCTGAAGCCCTCTGGAACCCTGCAGATTGGGATTCCTTCCTCGAGCTGCACATTGAGCAGGGGCCAGCTTTGCATTCGCAGGGAATAGACATCGGCGTGGTCAACCTCATTTCGGGGTCGTGCCGCTTCTTGGTGACTTTCACCGGCATAGCCTCACACTCCGGTGGCACGCCGATGCACCTGCGAAAAGACGCATTCATGGCAGCAGCGGAGTTTGCCCTTGCCGCTGAAGCCATTGCACTTGATAGTGAACACCACGGGACACGAGTGACAATCGGTCAGGTCAGCGTTGAGCCCGGAAGTATCACGACCATTCCAGGAAAATGCACACTGTCAGTTGACGTCAGGGATATCGATAGCGTCCGGCAGCGCGAAACAGCGCGAGTTCTGGTGCACCTAGCAAGTTCAAGTGGCGAACGGAGAGGAATTGGGGTGGAAACTCAGTACCTTTCTGACGTCGCCCCTGCATTCTTATCCAACAAGATTCAAACCGCGCTGGCAGACGCCGCGCGCAGCGTGGGAGCTTCCCACACTTACATGTATTCCGGTGCTAGCCACGATGCGCAAATTGTCAGCTCGATCTGTGACACCGGCATGGTGTTCGTCCCCAGCCTCAACGGCGGGGTGAGCCATTCACCTCGGGAGCTTTCCCGAATCGACGACCTGGAAATGGGAACGAAGGTGGTGTACGAGGCAATACTGCGACTTGATCGAAAATAA
- a CDS encoding type I phosphoribosyltransferase, translating into MFELSIAQLSEELRRDLASFGECARTKGQCEPNILRKAARILAAQVPQGTTKFVCTPEDLPLTVALSLHTGIPFSVASEKLEVPSGHILVSFASCANALSLVDVLEEGGA; encoded by the coding sequence ATGTTTGAACTGTCGATTGCTCAGCTAAGTGAGGAATTGCGTCGTGACCTCGCCTCTTTTGGTGAGTGTGCTCGAACCAAGGGACAGTGTGAGCCAAACATACTGCGGAAAGCTGCACGAATTTTGGCAGCGCAGGTGCCACAAGGTACAACCAAGTTTGTGTGCACTCCTGAGGATCTTCCGCTGACAGTTGCGCTCAGCTTGCATACTGGCATCCCATTTTCGGTCGCTTCAGAAAAGCTTGAGGTGCCAAGTGGTCATATTCTGGTGAGTTTTGCGTCGTGCGCGAATGCACTTTCGTTAGTTGATGTGCTTGAGGAAGGCGGCGCGTAA
- a CDS encoding DUF6928 family protein, which translates to MGYSCCLYAISDGIPREAIWTQPEAGPERANQFVQYYFKDKFVLAGEDSINHIDCRGPELYCGSWGNTVLFSGDIDTLDVDYDMPEGFGLWYLQLESVVDYVNFRVEGGPYGPRDFEMDCETTWLEGVDWPGFSPPREDNRRLPVGKNKGKPLEFKLSYLRGEHALPPEEEYPLPFHPGEYGAAASIWAFGIEGETPTGDAVMTPLIEQCRAATEHVKVHRFENRG; encoded by the coding sequence ATGGGTTACAGTTGTTGCTTATATGCTATCTCTGACGGAATTCCGCGCGAGGCTATCTGGACACAACCCGAAGCAGGACCAGAACGCGCTAATCAGTTCGTCCAATATTACTTCAAGGATAAGTTTGTCCTCGCTGGTGAGGACTCAATCAACCATATCGACTGTCGTGGACCAGAACTTTACTGCGGCTCGTGGGGAAACACGGTGCTGTTTTCCGGGGATATCGACACCCTCGATGTCGACTACGACATGCCTGAAGGATTCGGGTTGTGGTACCTGCAATTGGAATCAGTGGTTGACTATGTCAACTTCAGAGTTGAGGGCGGTCCATACGGGCCACGCGATTTTGAAATGGATTGTGAAACCACATGGCTCGAAGGTGTGGACTGGCCAGGCTTCTCACCACCACGTGAAGATAACCGCCGACTCCCCGTGGGAAAGAACAAAGGAAAACCGCTGGAGTTTAAGCTCTCCTACCTCCGCGGTGAACACGCCCTACCACCTGAAGAAGAATACCCGCTGCCATTTCATCCTGGTGAATACGGCGCGGCAGCATCAATTTGGGCATTCGGCATAGAGGGAGAAACACCAACAGGTGACGCCGTGATGACCCCTCTCATTGAACAATGCCGGGCAGCAACCGAGCATGTGAAGGTGCACCGTTTCGAAAACCGGGGTTGA
- a CDS encoding anaerobic C4-dicarboxylate transporter family protein, which translates to MTFVFREVPTEPPVDVMLIILAVTCATATMQAAGGIDFMVRIAEAIIKKYPSRITFVAPLVAYLFTFAAGTGHILYPLLPVIHDTALRNGIRPERPMSVSVVASLQGITASPVSAAMAALIVVVEPLGMSLPKIMMIAVPATIVGVLAASAVMLKWGKELEEDPIFQARVAAGEVEDIPGIIKARRLASRKKISVEEALTELNLDTAVAVDEQVSEQEKRFEEEITAEKNGAIPGSGKVTAAIFLLAVITVVVLGAVPEWRPPGPEGKALNIAIVIQIIMLTAAAIMCMITKVKVRAIAESAIARTGLIALVGIFGLAWLGLTVIQANKDTIVNGLENMVTNSPWTFAVALFACSIVLFSQASTTRTLAPLGVSLGLAAPALVGMWPAVNGAFFLPTYGTSVAALNFDRTGTTRIGNAVLNHSFMVPGVVAIIAAVITGLLISTVV; encoded by the coding sequence ATTACTTTTGTTTTCCGCGAAGTACCGACTGAACCACCGGTCGATGTCATGCTTATCATTCTTGCTGTGACTTGCGCGACGGCCACAATGCAGGCCGCCGGAGGAATCGACTTTATGGTGAGGATAGCCGAAGCGATAATCAAGAAATATCCTTCCAGAATCACTTTTGTTGCCCCACTTGTGGCGTATCTATTCACGTTCGCCGCAGGTACAGGGCATATTTTGTACCCCTTGCTCCCCGTAATTCATGACACGGCATTACGCAACGGAATTCGACCTGAACGGCCGATGTCGGTATCTGTGGTGGCTTCTCTTCAAGGAATCACCGCTAGTCCGGTTTCCGCAGCTATGGCTGCTTTGATCGTGGTGGTAGAACCACTGGGTATGTCTTTGCCAAAGATCATGATGATTGCCGTGCCGGCAACAATAGTTGGTGTTTTAGCCGCGTCGGCGGTGATGCTGAAATGGGGCAAAGAACTGGAGGAGGATCCAATTTTCCAGGCTCGCGTTGCGGCAGGGGAAGTAGAGGATATCCCGGGGATCATCAAAGCTCGTCGGCTCGCTTCTCGGAAGAAGATTTCTGTGGAAGAGGCTTTGACGGAGCTGAATCTTGACACTGCTGTCGCAGTTGATGAGCAGGTAAGTGAACAAGAAAAACGTTTTGAGGAAGAGATTACTGCTGAGAAGAATGGTGCAATTCCAGGGTCTGGAAAAGTTACGGCAGCGATCTTTTTGTTGGCAGTCATCACCGTAGTTGTGTTGGGAGCTGTGCCTGAGTGGCGCCCTCCAGGGCCTGAAGGTAAGGCACTGAACATTGCGATTGTTATTCAAATCATCATGCTTACGGCAGCCGCAATTATGTGCATGATCACCAAAGTTAAAGTCAGAGCTATTGCAGAAAGTGCTATTGCAAGAACAGGGTTGATTGCTCTCGTCGGTATTTTCGGTCTGGCGTGGTTAGGGCTTACGGTGATTCAAGCGAATAAAGACACCATTGTTAATGGCCTGGAAAATATGGTGACTAATAGCCCATGGACCTTCGCAGTAGCCCTCTTTGCATGTTCTATCGTTCTGTTTTCTCAAGCATCGACGACCAGAACCTTGGCACCACTGGGAGTCTCTTTGGGACTTGCGGCCCCTGCCTTGGTGGGCATGTGGCCTGCTGTTAACGGTGCATTTTTCCTACCTACATATGGCACCAGTGTTGCAGCACTCAACTTTGACCGGACTGGAACTACTCGAATCGGCAACGCGGTGCTTAACCACTCGTTCATGGTGCCCGGTGTTGTCGCGATCATTGCAGCGGTTATCACAGGACTGTTGATTTCGACCGTCGTTTAA